A DNA window from Campylobacter anatolicus contains the following coding sequences:
- a CDS encoding formate dehydrogenase subunit alpha, with protein sequence MPTPKVGRRSFLKMASLASIAGATGALASSGVTRKASEQERTNPFPDSHMVKTVCSVCSVGCGVMAEVHNGVWVRQEVAQDHPISAGGHCCKGSDVIDMVRSHCRVKYPMVKENGKWKRISYTEALDRIGAQLKKYRDENPEQVMFLGSAKDSNEQSYYISKFAAMFGTNNLDHQARIUHSATVAGVANTWGYGAMTNHLGDIQKAKSIIIMGANPAVNHPVGFRHFLKAKENGAKLIVVEPRYTRTAAKADYFAQIRPGTDIPFMYGMMNIIFENGWEDKEFIKNRVYGIDEAIREEAKKWTPEVVADVCGTTVEKLREITEVYAKNRPGSFVWAMGLTQHTIGSSNTRIAPILQLVLGNMGVEGGGTNILRGHDNVQGASDMANAPDSLPGYYPKNEGSWKYFAKMWKVDYEWLQGNYYKPEWMFKPGFTLARWWAGVLDGKDGNDAIENAGTSLKALIVIGNGITSIAQQAKVQQGLDNLELLVLLDPFVNEAGIITNKKDNIFLLPAATQFENSGTVVATNRSGQWRSKVVEPLYESKSDHEILFELAKRLGFYDELTRTLRDANGNIEWPEAATREIASIVKSIGLTGWTPERLKNHQKNWDKFDELTLMGKPGTPVEGEYYGLPWPCWTEKHPGSPILYNINVPVIKGGMGFRNRFGLEHNGISQLAGEGSAPIDSVVNGGYPQITKANIEQVLGITLTEDEKAKMGASWSTDASNIIAEKCMQAGIAPYGNARARAIVWTFVDQIPLHREPLHSPRTDLAKKYPNFKDKPNHYRVNTQYESLQQSADFAKDFPLNLITGRLVNFSGAGMETRASKYLSRLTPDMFCDIHPDLAKKMSISNGDMIWVHSPEGTKIKVKARVVSSVAPDMVFLPFHFTGVMQGIDMTGNFPDGTKPYATGESANTVTNYGYDIVTQIPETKGGLCRIEKA encoded by the coding sequence ATGCCGACCCCAAAAGTCGGACGTAGATCGTTTCTGAAAATGGCATCACTTGCGAGTATTGCTGGAGCTACTGGAGCATTGGCTTCTAGTGGTGTAACAAGAAAGGCAAGTGAGCAAGAAAGAACTAATCCATTTCCAGATTCGCATATGGTAAAGACTGTATGTAGCGTTTGTTCTGTAGGTTGTGGTGTAATGGCTGAGGTTCATAATGGCGTTTGGGTTCGCCAAGAGGTCGCACAAGATCACCCTATAAGTGCAGGTGGACACTGCTGTAAAGGAAGCGACGTGATCGATATGGTTCGCTCACATTGTCGCGTTAAGTATCCTATGGTAAAAGAGAACGGTAAATGGAAGAGAATTTCATACACTGAAGCACTTGATCGTATAGGTGCACAGCTTAAAAAATATCGTGATGAAAACCCAGAGCAGGTTATGTTTTTGGGCTCAGCAAAAGATAGCAATGAGCAAAGTTACTATATTAGTAAATTTGCTGCGATGTTTGGGACAAACAACTTAGATCACCAAGCTAGAATTTGACATAGCGCAACAGTCGCCGGTGTGGCGAATACGTGGGGTTATGGCGCGATGACAAACCACCTTGGAGATATCCAAAAAGCAAAATCTATCATAATAATGGGTGCAAATCCGGCGGTAAATCACCCTGTTGGATTTAGACATTTTTTAAAAGCTAAAGAGAACGGTGCTAAATTAATAGTCGTTGAGCCGCGTTATACAAGAACGGCTGCGAAGGCTGATTATTTTGCTCAAATTCGTCCTGGCACAGATATACCATTTATGTATGGTATGATGAATATTATATTTGAAAATGGCTGGGAAGATAAAGAATTTATAAAAAATCGTGTTTATGGTATAGATGAGGCGATACGTGAAGAGGCGAAAAAATGGACGCCAGAAGTTGTCGCTGATGTCTGCGGAACGACAGTTGAAAAACTTCGTGAGATAACAGAAGTCTATGCGAAAAATCGCCCAGGCTCTTTTGTGTGGGCTATGGGACTTACTCAGCACACGATAGGTAGCTCAAATACTCGTATAGCTCCTATACTTCAACTTGTTCTTGGTAATATGGGCGTTGAAGGTGGTGGTACGAATATCCTTCGCGGACATGACAATGTTCAAGGTGCTAGTGATATGGCAAATGCACCAGATAGCTTACCTGGATATTACCCTAAAAATGAGGGTTCTTGGAAATATTTTGCCAAGATGTGGAAGGTTGATTATGAATGGTTGCAAGGTAATTACTATAAACCTGAATGGATGTTTAAGCCAGGATTTACTCTCGCTCGTTGGTGGGCTGGAGTGCTTGATGGTAAAGATGGCAACGATGCTATAGAGAATGCTGGAACTAGCCTAAAGGCTTTGATTGTAATTGGAAATGGTATAACATCTATCGCTCAACAGGCAAAAGTTCAGCAAGGTCTTGATAATCTAGAACTTTTAGTATTGCTTGATCCTTTTGTAAATGAAGCTGGTATCATCACAAATAAAAAAGATAATATATTTTTACTTCCTGCCGCAACGCAGTTTGAAAATAGCGGAACTGTTGTAGCAACAAACAGAAGCGGTCAGTGGAGATCAAAGGTGGTTGAGCCTTTATATGAGAGCAAGTCAGACCATGAAATTTTATTTGAATTAGCAAAACGACTTGGCTTTTATGATGAGCTTACACGTACGCTTCGTGATGCAAATGGCAATATTGAGTGGCCAGAGGCGGCAACTCGTGAGATAGCAAGCATTGTTAAATCTATTGGTCTTACGGGCTGGACACCAGAGAGACTTAAAAATCACCAGAAAAACTGGGATAAATTTGATGAGCTTACGCTTATGGGTAAACCTGGCACGCCAGTTGAGGGTGAATACTACGGACTTCCGTGGCCTTGCTGGACTGAAAAGCACCCAGGAAGCCCTATACTTTATAATATAAATGTTCCTGTCATAAAGGGTGGTATGGGCTTTAGAAATCGCTTTGGATTAGAGCATAATGGTATAAGTCAGCTTGCAGGTGAGGGGTCGGCACCGATTGATTCTGTTGTAAATGGTGGCTATCCACAGATAACAAAAGCAAATATCGAGCAGGTTTTAGGTATAACTTTGACAGAAGATGAAAAAGCTAAGATGGGAGCTAGTTGGTCAACTGATGCTAGTAATATCATTGCTGAAAAGTGTATGCAAGCTGGCATTGCTCCGTATGGTAATGCACGTGCAAGAGCGATAGTATGGACTTTTGTGGATCAAATTCCACTTCACAGGGAGCCATTACACTCACCAAGAACTGATCTAGCTAAGAAGTATCCAAACTTTAAAGATAAGCCAAATCACTACCGCGTTAATACACAGTATGAGAGCTTGCAGCAAAGTGCTGATTTTGCTAAAGACTTCCCATTAAATTTAATAACAGGACGTTTGGTAAATTTCAGTGGTGCTGGTATGGAGACACGTGCTAGTAAATACCTAAGTCGCTTGACACCTGATATGTTTTGTGATATCCACCCAGATTTGGCAAAAAAGATGTCTATATCTAACGGCGATATGATATGGGTACATTCTCCGGAGGGCACAAAGATAAAAGTCAAAGCTAGAGTAGTGTCTTCAGTTGCACCTGATATGGTGTTTTTACCATTCCACTTTACAGGCGTTATGCAAGGTATTGATATGACTGGAAATTTCCCAGACGGAACTAAGCCATATGCAACTGGAGAGAGTGCAAATACCGTTACAAACTATGGATATGATATAGTTACACAGATACCAGAAACAAAAGGCGGTTTGTGCCGCATAGAGAAGGCTTAA
- a CDS encoding twin-arginine translocation signal domain-containing protein, with the protein MKSRREFLKKLMVGGGAAALGATAVVASNGIKSGESKSNETLYKRTKTWEFYYKQAK; encoded by the coding sequence ATGAAGAGTAGGCGTGAGTTTTTAAAAAAACTTATGGTAGGTGGCGGTGCCGCTGCACTTGGTGCTACTGCAGTTGTTGCAAGTAATGGCATAAAAAGTGGTGAAAGCAAGTCAAACGAAACTTTGTATAAAAGAACGAAGACTTGGGAATTTTACTATAAACAAGCAAAATAA
- a CDS encoding TorD/DmsD family molecular chaperone yields the protein MEDQSAILAARKLYYTLFEELFVFSYDGRYKDVQNFLNFIKDSALDEDSTSAANTLILKFSPENIENIIQEYDEIFHAPPNAIHNTFSYYEEGYEAGIACVRVRKLLSKTDVRRNENKFKENEDSIGFVFALMAEFISRQMSGDNVYKDYAKELFVSVINPFIDEFVEILFYHPNAVAYKYVAILLQVFIEFERMFYNERKPVIEKKIKTQDGISRSEAIRREKNRIRRNTERKIDEE from the coding sequence ATGGAAGATCAGAGTGCTATTTTAGCTGCCAGAAAGCTTTATTATACATTGTTTGAAGAGCTTTTTGTTTTTAGCTATGATGGTCGTTATAAAGATGTGCAAAATTTTTTAAATTTTATAAAAGATAGTGCATTAGACGAAGATAGCACAAGTGCCGCAAATACTTTGATATTGAAATTCTCTCCAGAAAACATAGAAAACATAATACAAGAATACGATGAAATTTTTCACGCACCACCAAATGCTATACATAACACTTTTTCATATTATGAAGAGGGATACGAGGCTGGAATAGCGTGTGTGCGTGTGCGAAAACTCCTTAGCAAGACCGATGTAAGACGCAACGAAAATAAATTTAAAGAAAATGAAGATAGTATAGGCTTTGTATTTGCCTTGATGGCTGAGTTTATAAGTCGCCAGATGAGCGGTGATAACGTGTATAAAGATTATGCAAAAGAGCTTTTTGTCAGTGTGATAAACCCTTTTATAGACGAATTTGTAGAAATTTTATTTTATCATCCAAATGCTGTGGCATATAAATATGTAGCGATACTTTTGCAAGTATTTATAGAATTTGAGAGAATGTTTTATAATGAAAGAAAACCGGTTATTGAAAAAAAAATAAAAACCCAAGATGGAATATCACGTTCTGAAGCGATCAGACGAGAGAAAAATCGCATTAGGCGTAATACTGAAAGGAAAATAGATGAAGAGTAG